The region AACGGAAATTCCATGACTGCCGCTTTCAATATGCCAGTTAATTAGCTCTTTGAATTTGTCAAAATCAATGCGCTCATCTTCATGAAACGGTGTAATAACAGGTGATATTGAGCCTCTAAAACGCCGTTTTACTTCCTCGTACGCCATCCGTTTTTCCCTCCGTTTCGTTTCATTAAAGCAGACCTTTACAGTCGGATTTCTATAAATTTTCTGAACAATTAAATCGTATATGATTTAGTATATAATGTCAACGTGTATTATTCATATAATTCGTTACACCGTGCAGGACAGGAAACCGGCAACTACCGGTTTCAACCAAGAACTTTCCATCTCCTATCAACAACTCTCCATAAAATTAACCCTGCAAGATAACTTTTTCGTGAAGTTATCCGACAGGGTTATCTGTCTCCATCTGATTTAATCGACGTCGTTCAAAATCCTCCGCCGTTCTAATTTTGTGCATGCGTGAATGTTGTTCGATTTCGGAAAAAGATCCGCCATATTCAAAATACCGTATGATTTCTGTATGCTCCTTAATGGATTCTTTCACTCGAAGCGAGTATAACATTGACCCCAATCCCCGGATCGAATCAAGCCTGTTCCATGTATCCCTGACTGATTCCAGCAGATACTGATTGTTACATTCTTCACATATCACCCGATGAAATTCAGCATTCAATTTTCCGAAATGCAGAATATCAATATTATCCAGAGCCTCCTTCATCTGTTGGTTTAAATCCTTCAGCACTGGCAGTTTTTCCCGCGGGAATCTTTTCGCACTTAATGCGGTCGCATACCCTTCCAGCAACGCGAGCACCCGTAATGTATCCGAGTAATCATTTTCATTCACCTCGGAAACAACCGGACCCACATTTTGCCTGTATACCACAAGCCGCTCCGATTCAAGCTGACGGATTGCTTCCCGGACTGGAATCGTGCTTGTGTCCATTTCTTTGGCAATCTGATCGATGACGATCCGTTGCCCCGGGACATAAATCCGTTCAATAATTCTTTTTTTCAAACCTTTATACACTTTTTGCTGCTTCGTTTCTTTTTTCATAATATGCTAAGAATATATAAAATAATATACGATGTCAATTTAACTCCAAAACTAAAATCGCTGACAAGGGATCTCCTGTCAGCGATATTATTGCTTATAAAATGGAAATGATCCAGCCTATTACTACAATGGCACCAATGATCATTAAAATTGTGCGTATCATTCTTTCACCCTTCCATTGTACTTTCCATTAAGGTTCCCCCTCGCATGGAAAAACAAACATCAGGCAATCAGATTCAAGAGTACCGTTACCGATACAATGCTAACCAACGTTGTAACAAGCGTAATGCTGGAAACAAGATCAGGCTCTGTATCAAATTCAATCGCAAACATAGTCGTTGTTGCGGCACTTGGCATAGCGGCGACAATCACAAGGATGGAAGCAATCAATGGATCCGGCTCGGCAACCCAAATAAACAAAAATGCCAGCAGCGGTGAAACGAGCATGCGTACAATAACCGATGAAGTAATAACCTGCCAATTAAACTTCAGTGATGTGATTGAAGCAAGCTGCATCCCCAACATAACCATCATGAGTGGTATAGCAGCATCCCCAAGCATTGAAATGGTTGAAAAAACCGGTTCCGGTATTTCCCATGAGATTGCCTGAAATACAAATGCTAAAATGGCTGCATAGGTGGCAGGCATTTTGAACACTGTTTTGAACGCACGCTCAACTCCACTCGTACCGCGTGAGGCGTAATAAACACCGATGACATTCATGACAAGCGATTGAAATACCATAAAGAACACCGCATAAGGCAATGCCTTTTCCCCCAAACTGAAAAGCATTACCGGTACACCATAATTCCCTCCGTTCATGAATGCAGTTGTCAAGATTGCTCCACTTTCCACAGATTCCTCCCATTTGAAGAAGTGTGCAAGCAATTTATTAATTACAACCATCATTACGAGTAAAAATAATGCAAACGCAATGATGACAGTATATCCCTGACTGAAGTTTGATTCATAAAATGATGTAAAAACAAGTGCAGGTAAAAAAATATAAATGGATGTTGTCGCAAGGGACTTCACATCCAAAATTCGAATTCGCTGCAGCAAATAACCTGAACCAAATACTGCCATAATCGGCAGCACAACCTGAAAAAACAATTCCATAATTCTCTCTCCATTATTCTGGTTGTCACCAAGTTTCTGGGTGAAAGCTTCGATGCATTTTAGCAGATACAAAAATATAGTTCCGGTAATGGGACGCTAAACGTTAAATATTATCTTATATTAGTCTATCATACAGCCTGCCAGCGCTCGAGTAAGTTGTTCTGTTAATAATTATTACGCTGGCAATAAGCATTTTGTTCAGTTGGAAAACTATTTGTCATGAGCCAGTTTTCCCCGATCGTCTTGAGTATTTTCCCGATCGAGTTGGAGCTGACCACATTCCCAATACTTGACATTCTTCGCTGTTTATGAGACTATTATATTTGGTACATTTTAAAAGTAGCAAGTAAGTGGTAATTTTTGGCATTCTGCTCGTGATTTTTGTAGATGCTTACTCACACTGGCGCGGCTTCGGGGTCGCAAGGACGTCAGAGCAGGTAGGGCTGACGTTGCTTAAGTTAGAAAACACCAGTGGAACTTTACCGCGGCAAATGAAATCAACTGAAATAATCGATTTCCAATCCGACTGGATACAGTCGGAAAATAAACATGAATATAAAACTTATGTGTTACTTTGTCAATCAAAGGGGTACTCTTGTAGTGAGGGTGCCCCTTTTCCAATTTAAAATCAAAAGGACGGATTTTCAATGAAACCAGGAACAATTCAGACACTTGAAGTGATACGCAAAATCGACACTGGATACGTACTGCATAGCGATGTGCTTTTGCACCATAACGAAACAGATAATGAGCTGGAGCCCGGGCAGCATGTCGAAGTTTTTTTATATACCGATAAAAAAGGACAAACTGTTGCAACCGGGAAAATTCCATTTGTTTACATGGATACATTTGGATGGACAGAAGTTGTTGAAAAAATTCCGGGGTTAGGTGTGTTTGTTGATATCGGAACTACAAAGGAAATACTTGTCTCCGTGGATGACCTGCCACTGTTTGAAGATGTTTGGCCCTCGGA is a window of Virgibacillus ihumii DNA encoding:
- a CDS encoding GntR family transcriptional regulator produces the protein MKKETKQQKVYKGLKKRIIERIYVPGQRIVIDQIAKEMDTSTIPVREAIRQLESERLVVYRQNVGPVVSEVNENDYSDTLRVLALLEGYATALSAKRFPREKLPVLKDLNQQMKEALDNIDILHFGKLNAEFHRVICEECNNQYLLESVRDTWNRLDSIRGLGSMLYSLRVKESIKEHTEIIRYFEYGGSFSEIEQHSRMHKIRTAEDFERRRLNQMETDNPVG
- a CDS encoding AEC family transporter; translation: MELFFQVVLPIMAVFGSGYLLQRIRILDVKSLATTSIYIFLPALVFTSFYESNFSQGYTVIIAFALFLLVMMVVINKLLAHFFKWEESVESGAILTTAFMNGGNYGVPVMLFSLGEKALPYAVFFMVFQSLVMNVIGVYYASRGTSGVERAFKTVFKMPATYAAILAFVFQAISWEIPEPVFSTISMLGDAAIPLMMVMLGMQLASITSLKFNWQVITSSVIVRMLVSPLLAFLFIWVAEPDPLIASILVIVAAMPSAATTTMFAIEFDTEPDLVSSITLVTTLVSIVSVTVLLNLIA